One window of the Perca fluviatilis chromosome 5, GENO_Pfluv_1.0, whole genome shotgun sequence genome contains the following:
- the LOC120559402 gene encoding uncharacterized protein LOC120559402 codes for MVEQFKKTVIDGDMIMIHQHMQCTFALRHEEIVISAPPIAELKDRWPALFCEAQLCSEFHRITNQNLLYFLFAALDKYTPQLLCKKRKNGSFGKKIQDVLMAYEEQDKNNIAAARTAALAGLPMYLKEDSSEVFKTCKDELEANQDGAVALVAVVNEEEVPAEVPFETHHVSFVLEDQVVMSHRSWTYSVVILFGLIYALHLSYPEKLSGFFEFIQVVLLNLDGRKQLKPKLQALRNELD; via the exons ATGGTGGAGCAGTTCAAGAAGACAGTGATTGATGGAGACATGATTATGATCCATCAACATATGCAGTGCACCTTTGCGCTCAGGCATGAAGAAATTGTGATTTCAGCTCCTCCCATTGCTGAACTGAAAGACAGATGGCCTGCACTCTTTTGTGAAGCCCAA CTCTGCAGTGAATTCCACAGGATCACCAATCAAAATCTACTGTATTTCTTATTTGCTGCACTTGACAAGTACACACCTCAGCTACTCTGCAAAAAGAGGAAGAATGGAAGTTTTGGCAAAAAGATACAAGACGTTTTGATGGCATATGAGGAAcag GACAAGAACAACATCGCGGCAGCTCGAACAGCAGCCCTGGCCGGCCTACCAATGTACTTAAAGGAGGATTCATCAGAGGTCTTCAAAACCTGCAAG GATGAGTTGGAGGCAAACCAGGATGGAGCAGTGGCTCTGGTGGCAGTGGTGAATGAAGAGGAGGTGCCTGCTGAAGTTCCCTTTGAAACTCACCATGTGTCATTTGTCCTTGAGGATCAGGTTGTAATGTCTCACAGATCTTGGACTTATTCAGTGGTGATTTTGTTTGGACTGATCTATGCCCTTCATTTGAGCTATCCTGAGAAGCTAAGTGGCTTCTTTGAGTTCATCCAGGTTGTCCTCTTAAACCTTGATGGAAGAAAGCAGCTTAAACCTAAGTTACAAGCCTTGAGAAATGAGCTAGATTAA